In Paramisgurnus dabryanus chromosome 14, PD_genome_1.1, whole genome shotgun sequence, one genomic interval encodes:
- the gemin6 gene encoding gem-associated protein 6, with amino-acid sequence MMMMMKWREMNPQQWREFVNQEVCVTAHDQQRFEGFVFTVDPVSASLVLVSFQGTDGALVRVILGHAIREVQVLRSGSDETDRRMKSLFIPDTAPALSPEELRSRRESLRVWLEKNRVPVTEDGQDLCVANVLTISAPYRPGDCSCANEIILARVQSLMENNPYTNGCTEPLLS; translated from the exons atgatgatgatgatgaagtgGCGTGAGATGAATCCCCAGCAGTGGCGGGAGTTTGTCAATCAGGAGGTTTGTGTAACGGCTCACGATCAGCAGCGGTTTGAGGGATTCGTGTTCACCGTTGATCCCGTTTCTGCCAG tttGGTGCTGGTGAGCTTCCAGGGGACTGATGGGGCGTTAGTCAGGGTGATTTTGGGTCACGCAATAAGAGAGGTTCAGGTCCTCAGGAGCGGATCAGATGAGACGGATAGACGGATGAAGAGTCTGTTTATACCGGACACAGCGCCGGCTCTCAGTCCGGAGGAGCTCCGATCACGCAGGGAGAGTTTGCGCGTGTGGCTGGAGAAAAACCGAGTCCCGGTCACTGAAGATGGGCAGGATCTGTGTGTGGCGAATGTGCTGACGATCAGCGCCCCCTACAGGCCTGGAGACTGCAGCTGTGCCAATGAGATCATACTGGCCAGAGTTCAGAGTCTCATGGAGAATAATCCTTACACTAACGGATGTACTGAACCTTTATTATCATAA
- the srsf7b gene encoding serine and arginine rich splicing factor 7b has product MSRYGRHGGETKVYVGNLGTGAGKGELERAFSYYGPLRTVWIARNPPGFAFVEFEDPRDAEDAVRGLDGKVICGSRVRVELSTGMPRRSRYDRPPTRRPFDPNDRCYECGEKGHYAYDCQRYSRRRRSRSRSRSRSRSRGRRHGHSHSRSRGRRSRSFSPRRSRSRSPRHSRSVTPKRSRSRSRSHSAPKNRLDSVRRSRSGSPARSRSPSRSPVGSERSPVRDD; this is encoded by the exons ATGTCGCGATACGGACGACACGGAGGCG AAACGAAGGTGTATGTGGGTAATCTGGGCACCGGGGCCGGTAAGGGTGAGCTCGAGCGCGCGTTCAGTTATTACGGGCCTCTGAGGACCGTGTGGATCGCGCGCAATCCTCCAGGATTTGCCTTCGTGGAGTTTGAAGACCCGAGAGACGCAGAGGACGCGGTGCGTGGACTCGACGGGAA AGTGATTTGTGGATCTCGTGTACGTGTGGAATTATCCACAGGAATGCCGCGTCGTTCCCGCTACGATCGGCCACCGACCCGCCGCCCCTTCGACCCGAACGATCGCTGCTATGAGTGCGGTGAGAAGGGCCATTACGCGTACGACTGTCAACGTTACAGCCGTCGTCGCCGGAGCAG GTCTCGTTCCCGCTCACGGTCCAGATCCAGAGGAAGGAGACACGGGCATTCTCACAGTCGGAGTCGAGGCAGAAG ATCCAGATCTTTTTCTCCTCGACGCTCTCGCTCCAGATCTCCCAGACACTCTCGATCTGTGACGCCCAAACGATCCAG ATCCAGATCCCGCTCTCACTCCGCCCCCAAGAACAG GTTGGACTCAGTCAGGAGGTCTAGGTCTGGTTCTCCAGCAAGGAG TCGGTCACCATCACGCAGTCCTGTAGGAAGTGAGAGGAGTCCAGTGAGAGACGACTGA